A region of the Kribbella sp. NBC_01245 genome:
GCGGCCGCGGGCGAACCCCTTCATGCCCTCCTCGATCGCGAACAGCGTGATGCCCTTGGCACCCTTGCTCGGATCGGTCCGGGCGGCGGTGATGACCAGATCGGCCATATCGCCGTTCGTGATGAATGTCTTCGAGCCGTTCACGATCCAGCCGCCGTCCACCTTCTTGGCGGTGGTCTTGAGCGCCGCGAGGTCGGAACCACCCGACGGCTCGGTCATTCCGATGGCGGTGACGAGCTCGCCCGAGCAGAACTTGGGCAGCCAGCGCTGCTTCTGCTCCTCGGTGCCGAGATCCACCAGGTACGGCGCGGAGCAGTCCGAGTGGATGCCGAAACAGCTCGAGAGCGAGGCGGAGACCTTGGAGACCTCTTCGGCCCAGATCGCGTTGAACCGGTAGTCGCCGACCGACGAGCCGCCGTACTCCTCGGGCACGTCCACACCGAGGAAGCCCTGCTTACCGGCCTCGAGCCAGACCGCCCGGTCGATCGTCTTCTCGTCGAGGAACTGGTCCATCCGCGGGATCAGCGAGCGCTCGGCGTACTCCTTGGCGCTGGCGCGAAACGCGTCGTGGTCCTCGTCGAAGATCGTGCGCTGCATCTGGTGACCCCTTCGGCCTGTCGACGTACGGCAGCGCTCCGTGGCCCTTACATGAGACGGGTCACTAAGCGCTTGCTTAGCTTCGCCAATCTGAGGCAGGGTGTCAACGTGTCCGCGATCACCACTGCCCTGACGGACTGGGAACACGTCCAGCCGCCGGCCGCCCGCCGCCTCCTCACGGGCGCCATCGCCGCCTTCGCCGAGCGGGGCTTCCAGGCGACGACCACGCGCGATATCGCATCGCGAGCCGGGATGAGCCCGGCCGCGCTCTACGTGCACTACCCGTCGAAGGAGCAGCTGCTCTTCGAGATCAGCCTGTACGGACACCGTGCCGCGCTGGACGTCCTGACGTCAGTGCAGGGTTCTACTCCGGCCGAGCGCCTACGGGGAATGGTGTCGGCCTTCACGATCTGGCACGCGGAGCACCACACAGTCGCGCGAGTAGTGCAGTACGAGCTGGCAGCCCTCTCCCCCGAACACCTGGCCGAGGTAGCCACCTACCGCCGCTCGATCAGCGCGGTGATGGAAGAGGTCCTCGCAGACGGCGTACGCGACGGCACGTTCCAGGTGGACGACCTACCCGGTACGGCGCTTGCCGTGCTCTCGCTATCGATCGACGTGGCCCGCTGGTACGACCCGGCCCGGCAGGCGCCTGAGCTTTTAGGCACCCTGTACGCCGACCTGGCGTTGCGAATGGTCCACGCCTGACGTTTCACGCCCACGGATGCGCGAATGGCCCTGGGGATACGCGAAGGCCCCGCGGCCACCCTGGACTGGGGGCGCGGGGCCTTTCGGTGGGCGCAGCCGTTCTGGCCGAGCACGCGGAGGGGTGCGCGCGGGTCAGGTCGGCCTGCGCCGAGGGGGTCAGGCCTGGAGGGCGGCCTCGACGATGAGGTGGATGTCGACCTTCTCGCCGATGACGAGGCGCTCGCCGGCACCCGGCATGTTGAAGTCGACGCCGAAGTCGTAGCGGTTGATCTTGGTCTTGGCCTCGAAGCCGGCCACGGTCTGGCCGTACGGGTTCTGCTCGACGCCGAGGAACTCGAACTCCAGCTCGACCTGCTTGGTGACCTCGCGAATGGTCAGGTCACCGGTCAGGATCCAGTCGTCGCCGTTGGCGCGGACCGAGGTGCTGACAAACGTCATCTTCGGGCTGGTCTCGATGTTGAAGAAGTCGCTCGAGCGCAGGTGGTTGTCGCGCGTCTCGTTGCGGGTGGTGACCGAGTTCAGGTCGATCTCGACCGAGACCTTGCTGTCCTCGACCTTCTCGGCGATCTCGATGGTGCCGCTGTACTCGGCGAAGACGCCGCGCACCTTGCTCATCAGGTGGCGAACGGTGAACCCGACCTCGCTGTGGGCAACGTCGATGGCCCAGGTGCCGGCGACGACGCCGGGGAGGTTCGCGATCGGGGTGGCGGTGCTGGTCTCGCTCATTACTGACCTTTCGGAGAGGGTCTCAAGGTTTGATCTGGACGCCGGGGATGCGACCATTGCTTTAAGCTTCAATCTTTCCCCGACACTAGAGCCAAACGATTTAAAAGTCAACTACATTCCCGGTACACTGGTCCCGTGACGATGATGACTGGCACCCGATGGCTGAACTCCGAGCAGCAGGTGGCGTGGCGCGCCTACCTGCTCGGCACCGCGCGGCTGATGGCGAAGCTGGACGATGATCTCCGGCAGTTCGGCATCGGCATCAACGACTACGAGATCCTGGTCCGGCTCTCCGAGGCGCCCGATCGGCGCCTGCGGATGGCGGATCTGGCCGACCGTCTGCACCAGAGCCGCTCGCGTCTGACCCACACGGTCGGCCGCCTCGAAGCCGCCGAGCTCGTCCGGCGTACGTCGTGTAAGAGCGACAAGCGCGGAGTCTGGGCGGAGCTGACCGAGGCGGGCTTCGGTCTGCTCGAGCAGGCGGCGCCGCATCACGTCGAGGGCGTTCGCGAGAATCTGCTCGATCTCGCCGATCCGGAGGACTTCGCCGCCGTCGGCCGGGTCTTCGACGCCGTCTCCGAGCACATCGGCCAGCGCTGACCTCTCAAACGACGACGCCCGGTCCCACCGTGAGGTGAGACCGGGCGCCTTTCGTTTGCTTCGTTCGCGGTTTTAGTCGCGGGTCAGCTTGCGGTACGTGACGCGGTGCGGGCGAGCCGCCTCCGGGCCGAGGCGCTCGATCTTGTTCGCCTCGTACGACGCGAAGTTGCCCTCGAACCAGAACCAGTTCGACGGGTCCTCGTCGTTGCCCTCCCAGGCCAGGATGTGGGTACACACGCGGTCGAGGAACCACCGGTCGTGGGAGATCACCACGGCGCAACCCGGGAACTCGAGCAGCGCGTCCTCCAGGGACTGCAGGGTCTCGACGTCCAGGTCGTTGGTCGGCTCGTCGAGCAGCAGCAGGTTGCCGCCCATCTTCAGGGTGAGGGCCAGGTTCAGCCGGTTGCGCTCACCACCGGAGAGCACGCCGGTCGGCTTCTGCTGGTCCGGGCCCTTGAAGCCGAACGAGGCCACATACGCCCGGCTCGGCATCTCGAAGTTCGCGACCTTGATGTAGTCGAGCTCGTCCGACACCATCTGCCAGACCGTCTTCTTCGGGTCCAGCCCACCGCGCGACTGGTCGACGTACGAGATCCGGACGGTCTCACCGATCTTCAGCGCACCCTTGTCCGGGGTCTCCTCGCCGACGATCATCCGGAACAGGGTCGACTTGCCGACGCCGTTCGGGCCGACGACACCGATGATGCCGGCCCGGGGCAGGCTGAAGTCGAGCCCGTTGATCAGCGTGCGGTCGCCGAAGCCCTTGACCAGGCCGTGCGCTTCGAGCACGGTGCTGCCGAGGCGCGGACCCGGCGGAATGGTGATCTCCTCGAAGTCCACCTTCCGGTTGCGCTCGGCCTCGGTCGCGAGCTCCTCGTACCGCGCGAGACGGGACTTGCTCTTGGTCTGCCGGGCCTTCGCGTTCGACCGGACCCACTCGAGCTCGCGCTCCAGGATCTTCTGCCGCTTCTGGTCCTTGCGCCCCTCGACCACCAGCCGCTGCTGCTTGGTCTCGAGGTACTTGGAGTAGTTGCCCTCATACGCATACGTCCGGCCGCGGTCGAGCTCGAGGATCCACTCGGCCACGTTGTCCAGGAAGTACCGGTCGTGGGTGATGGCCAGGACGGCACCGGAGTACTGCTTGAGGTGCGCCTCCAGCCACTGCACAGACTCAGCGTCCAGGTGGTTGGTGGGCTCGTCGAGCAGCAGCAGGTCGGGCGCCTGCAGCAGCAGCTTGCACAACGCGACCCGGCGGCGCTCACCACCGGACAGGATGTCGACCGGCGAGTCCGGTGGCGGGCAACGCAGCGCGTCCATCGCCTGCTCGAGCTGCGCGTCGATATCCCACGCGTTGCGGTGATCCAGGTCCGTCTGCAGATCGCCCATCTCGGCCAGCAGGGTGTCGTAGTCCGCGTCCGGGTCGGCCAGCTCGGCGGAGATCTCGTTGAACCGGTCGAGCTTCGCCTTGGTATCGCCGACGCCCTCCTCGACGTTCTCCAGGACCGTCTTGCCCTCGGTCAACGGCGGCTCCTGTAGCAGGATCCCGACGGTCCCGCCCTCGGCCA
Encoded here:
- a CDS encoding YceI family protein, with protein sequence MSETSTATPIANLPGVVAGTWAIDVAHSEVGFTVRHLMSKVRGVFAEYSGTIEIAEKVEDSKVSVEIDLNSVTTRNETRDNHLRSSDFFNIETSPKMTFVSTSVRANGDDWILTGDLTIREVTKQVELEFEFLGVEQNPYGQTVAGFEAKTKINRYDFGVDFNMPGAGERLVIGEKVDIHLIVEAALQA
- a CDS encoding TetR/AcrR family transcriptional regulator, which gives rise to MSAITTALTDWEHVQPPAARRLLTGAIAAFAERGFQATTTRDIASRAGMSPAALYVHYPSKEQLLFEISLYGHRAALDVLTSVQGSTPAERLRGMVSAFTIWHAEHHTVARVVQYELAALSPEHLAEVATYRRSISAVMEEVLADGVRDGTFQVDDLPGTALAVLSLSIDVARWYDPARQAPELLGTLYADLALRMVHA
- the ettA gene encoding energy-dependent translational throttle protein EttA — protein: MAEFIYTLRSVRKAHGDKVVLDNVTLNFLPGAKIGVVGPNGTGKSSLLKIMAGIDQVSNGEARLAEGGTVGILLQEPPLTEGKTVLENVEEGVGDTKAKLDRFNEISAELADPDADYDTLLAEMGDLQTDLDHRNAWDIDAQLEQAMDALRCPPPDSPVDILSGGERRRVALCKLLLQAPDLLLLDEPTNHLDAESVQWLEAHLKQYSGAVLAITHDRYFLDNVAEWILELDRGRTYAYEGNYSKYLETKQQRLVVEGRKDQKRQKILERELEWVRSNAKARQTKSKSRLARYEELATEAERNRKVDFEEITIPPGPRLGSTVLEAHGLVKGFGDRTLINGLDFSLPRAGIIGVVGPNGVGKSTLFRMIVGEETPDKGALKIGETVRISYVDQSRGGLDPKKTVWQMVSDELDYIKVANFEMPSRAYVASFGFKGPDQQKPTGVLSGGERNRLNLALTLKMGGNLLLLDEPTNDLDVETLQSLEDALLEFPGCAVVISHDRWFLDRVCTHILAWEGNDEDPSNWFWFEGNFASYEANKIERLGPEAARPHRVTYRKLTRD
- a CDS encoding acyl-CoA dehydrogenase family protein encodes the protein MQRTIFDEDHDAFRASAKEYAERSLIPRMDQFLDEKTIDRAVWLEAGKQGFLGVDVPEEYGGSSVGDYRFNAIWAEEVSKVSASLSSCFGIHSDCSAPYLVDLGTEEQKQRWLPKFCSGELVTAIGMTEPSGGSDLAALKTTAKKVDGGWIVNGSKTFITNGDMADLVITAARTDPSKGAKGITLFAIEEGMKGFARGRKLDKAGQTESGTSELFFEDVFVPDENVLGEVDRGFIHMMERLPQERIGAAVSNIAHAVQILDETIDYVKQRKAFGQSVGSFQYNKFLIAELVTKAEVTQAYVDNAIVAHSEKKLSAVDAAKVKWWSAHIQNEILDACVQLHGGYGYMNEYRVARAWRDARVTKIWAGSNEIMKELIGRDLGL
- a CDS encoding MarR family winged helix-turn-helix transcriptional regulator, producing the protein MMTGTRWLNSEQQVAWRAYLLGTARLMAKLDDDLRQFGIGINDYEILVRLSEAPDRRLRMADLADRLHQSRSRLTHTVGRLEAAELVRRTSCKSDKRGVWAELTEAGFGLLEQAAPHHVEGVRENLLDLADPEDFAAVGRVFDAVSEHIGQR